Proteins encoded in a region of the Perca fluviatilis chromosome 6, GENO_Pfluv_1.0, whole genome shotgun sequence genome:
- the LOC120560218 gene encoding serpin A3-5-like — translation MMMRAAVGLWVLSAVICVSRGHHYFVHGNVKTVQDAVVDDSTDSISLVNNANKGFSFRLYRKLAAHADTQGQNIFFSPFCVSTALAALSVGAQGQTYRQLFSGLGFKSSLLTQTDVDQAFQVFLQRANNTSQEDSSEGTAMFVANRFKPKPKFLQTLKRSYFTDGFNVDFTKATESADTINKYMEEKTNGKIDKLVEDLDPNTVLYLISYIYYKGKWAIPFDPELTEQDDFNVDKNTKVPVLMMNLEYSFYTYHDDKLKTTVLQLLFNSSYSMLLMLPDVMATLENAICPNLVTKWLKAMRPRRYNLYIPKFSIETSYNLNDVLSEMGMTGMFHGGANLRGISERQGLAVSNVVHQATLDVDETGATASAATGLGIERLAVIQVSVLKFNRPFMVIIERNTKEIFFLGKIINPTI, via the exons ATGATGATGCGTGCAGCCGTGGGTCTCTGGGTCCTATCAGCGGTGATCTGCGTTAGCAGAGGCCATCACTATTTTGTTCACGGCAACGTCAAGACCGTCCAAGACGCTGTAGTTGACGACAGCACAGACAGCATCTCCTTGGTGAACAATGCAAACAAAGGGTTTTCCTTCAGACTCTACAGGAAGTTAGCAGCTCATGCTGACACACAGGGACAGAATATCTTCTTCTCCCCGTTTTGTGTGTCGACCGCTTTGGCTGCGTTGTCCGTGGGAGCGCAGGGGCAGACTTACCGTCAGCTTTTCAGTGGTCTGGGTTTCAAAAGCTCCCTCCTGACTCAGACAGATGTGGACCAGGCCTTCCAGGTGTTTCTCCAGAGGGCCAACAACACATCTCAGGAGGACTCCAGTGAAGGAACTGCCATGTTCGTGGCCAACCGCTTCAAGCCAAAACCAAAGTTCCTGCAGACCCTGAAGCGGTCATACTTTACAGATGGGTTCAATGTGGACTTCACCAAAGCAACAGAAAGTGCTGATACCATCAATAAGTACATGGAGGAGAAGACCAATGGGAAGATTGACAAGCTGGTGGAAGacctggatccaaacacagtcCTGTATCTCATCAGCTATATCTACTACAAAG GAAAGTGGGCGATTCCGTTTGACCCTGAGCTCACTGAGCAGGATGACTTCAACGTGGACAAGAACACAAAG GTTCCAGTCCTCATGATGAATTTGGAGTATAGTTTCTACACCTATCATGACGACAAGCTGAAGACAACAGTCCTTCAGCTCCTCTTCAACAGCTCCTACTCCATGCTGCTGATGTTGCCTGACGTCATGGCAACACTGGAGAACGCCATCTGCCCGAACCTCGTCACCAAATGGTTGAAGGCTATGAGACCCAG GagatataatttatatattccAAAGTTCTCCATCGAGACTTCCTACAACCTGAACGATGTGCTGTCAGAAATGGGAATGACGGGCATGTTTCATGGTGGTGCAAATTTGAGAGGCATTTCAGAAAGGCAAGGACTGGCAGTCTCAAAT GTTGTGCACCAAGCTACGCTGGACGTGGACGAGACCGGAGCCACCGCTTCAGCTGCCACAGGCCTCGGCATCGAAAGGTTGGCGGTCATCCAGGTCTCTGTGTTGAAGTTCAATCGTCCATTCATGGTAATCATTGAACGCAACACAAAGGAAATCTTCTTCTTGGGAAAGATTATCAACCCAACCATCTGA